The nucleotide window CGTGGTTGAAAATGTGCCACCGCGTTTACGCGGACGACTGGCAATATGGCTTCTGGAAATTAGGGCAGGAGTATATGTAGGTAAGGTATCAAGACGTGTGCGGGAGATGATCTGGAATACGGTTGAAAAGGGGATAGAAGAGGGAAATGCTGTAATGGTTTGGAGCACAAATACCGAGTCAGGGTATGACTTCTTGACCATTGGTAAAAATCGACGCATCCCGGTTGAAATGGACGGCATAAAACTTGTCTCATTTTTGCCAGAGAAAGAGATTTTAGAAGAGGTAGAGGCTAATGAATCTGCATTTGCAGGTATAGAAAGAGAACCGAAATGATCAAGGTTAAGACTACATCAAAAAAACCATACATCGCTTATCTGGATATAGAAACAACAGGTTTAGCCTCTGAAAAAGGGGAAATAACCGTCATAGGGATATGTCTGGAAGATAGTAATCATCAAAGAGTTAT belongs to bacterium and includes:
- the cas2e gene encoding type I-E CRISPR-associated endoribonuclease Cas2e is translated as MLAIVVENVPPRLRGRLAIWLLEIRAGVYVGKVSRRVREMIWNTVEKGIEEGNAVMVWSTNTESGYDFLTIGKNRRIPVEMDGIKLVSFLPEKEILEEVEANESAFAGIEREPK
- a CDS encoding ribonuclease H-like domain-containing protein, with the translated sequence MIKVKTTSKKPYIAYLDIETTGLASEKGEITVIGICLEDSNHQRVIQLLEDNISSAEVLKIIKDVHTLYTYNGTRFDLPYIRTRLGIDL